The Acidimicrobiales bacterium genome has a window encoding:
- a CDS encoding DUF2332 domain-containing protein, with the protein MSSEVADFFRAFADYSLKGYAPIYESMVRAAADNDEVIALVASAPAEAHVPNNLHAAARYLTLTGVDHPLAAVYEPGFVIGSGEDVGAMFCDLVLACPDEISRLLATRYVQTNEVNRTSAIAPLLNLIGRRTGSGLALIDVGCSAGLNLLLDRYRIDLGAVALGPADARLHLAAESRGSTPVAEPADISWRRGVDRNPIDVTDPDEARWLESLVWPDHPERLARLRAAIAEVQADPPTLVRADAVAGVRAALSAAPPDLHAVVLTTWVVFYFDEQLRREFEAAIVGADRTTSWLAMEMAGIVPGIDVPPAPTGEGEVSVMTLVNGGAGRPVTREFLGFTHPHGAWVDLA; encoded by the coding sequence ATGAGTAGCGAGGTCGCCGACTTCTTCCGGGCGTTCGCCGACTACTCGTTGAAGGGCTACGCACCGATCTACGAATCGATGGTGCGCGCCGCAGCCGACAACGACGAGGTGATCGCGCTCGTGGCCTCGGCGCCGGCGGAAGCCCACGTACCCAACAACCTCCACGCGGCAGCCCGCTATCTGACGCTCACCGGCGTCGATCATCCCCTTGCTGCGGTCTACGAACCCGGATTCGTGATCGGGTCCGGCGAGGACGTGGGCGCGATGTTCTGCGATCTGGTGCTCGCCTGTCCCGATGAGATCAGCCGGCTGCTGGCGACCCGCTACGTCCAGACCAACGAGGTCAACCGGACGTCCGCGATCGCGCCCTTGCTCAATCTGATCGGCCGCCGGACCGGGTCGGGTCTCGCACTGATCGATGTCGGATGCAGCGCCGGGCTCAACCTGCTGCTCGATCGGTACCGGATCGATCTCGGCGCCGTTGCCCTGGGCCCGGCCGACGCTCGGCTGCATCTCGCCGCGGAGAGCCGGGGGAGCACGCCGGTTGCCGAGCCGGCCGACATCTCGTGGCGACGGGGCGTCGACCGCAACCCGATCGACGTCACCGATCCCGACGAGGCCCGCTGGCTGGAGTCGCTCGTGTGGCCGGACCATCCCGAACGGCTGGCTCGGCTCCGGGCCGCGATCGCCGAGGTGCAGGCCGACCCGCCGACGCTCGTGCGTGCCGATGCCGTCGCCGGTGTGCGCGCCGCGCTGTCGGCCGCGCCGCCCGACCTCCATGCGGTCGTCCTCACGACCTGGGTGGTCTTCTACTTCGACGAGCAGCTGCGCCGGGAGTTCGAGGCGGCGATCGTCGGCGCCGACCGGACGACGTCATGGTTGGCGATGGAGATGGCGGGCATCGTGCCCGGCATCGACGTCCCGCCGGCGCCGACCGGCGAAGGCGAGGTGAGCGTGATGACCCTGGTCAACGGTGGTGCCGGCCGACCCGTCACCCGCGAGTTCCTCGGCTTCACCCATCCCCACGGCGCGTGGGTGGATCTCGCCTGA
- a CDS encoding SDR family oxidoreductase, giving the protein MVDRTCLVTGGSKGLGRHMAEAFLEAGADRVYITARNTDVVEATATELTAAHEGECIALAGDLSTMDDVQTLATTISEREAHLDVLVNNAGRGWLAPLGEFPEHGWDKVMDLNLKSPFFLTRALIPLLTKRATAEQQSAVINIGSISGISANASDTYSYSVSKAGLHQMTRNLASTLAAQHIRVNAIAPGRFHSDLTEYAKQDPAAYEAELRMIPMHRWGDADDIKGVALLLAGPAGAFMTGQIITVDGGTTLVR; this is encoded by the coding sequence TTGGTTGATCGTACGTGTCTCGTCACGGGCGGATCGAAGGGGCTGGGCCGCCACATGGCCGAGGCGTTCCTCGAGGCCGGGGCCGACCGAGTCTACATCACGGCGCGAAACACCGACGTCGTCGAGGCGACCGCCACCGAACTCACGGCCGCTCACGAGGGCGAGTGCATCGCCCTGGCCGGCGACCTCTCCACCATGGACGACGTGCAAACGCTCGCCACGACGATCAGCGAGCGAGAAGCGCACCTCGACGTGCTGGTCAACAACGCCGGCCGCGGCTGGCTCGCCCCGCTCGGCGAGTTCCCCGAGCACGGCTGGGACAAGGTGATGGACCTCAACCTCAAGTCACCGTTCTTCCTCACCCGGGCCCTCATTCCGTTGCTGACCAAGCGGGCGACGGCCGAGCAGCAGAGCGCGGTGATCAACATCGGGTCGATCTCGGGCATCAGCGCCAACGCAAGCGACACCTACAGCTACAGCGTGTCCAAGGCCGGGTTGCACCAGATGACCCGCAATCTCGCCTCCACGCTCGCTGCGCAACACATCCGGGTGAACGCCATCGCCCCCGGCCGGTTCCACTCCGACCTCACCGAATACGCGAAGCAGGATCCGGCGGCCTACGAAGCCGAACTCCGGATGATCCCGATGCACCGCTGGGGCGATGCCGACGACATCAAGGGGGTCGCCCTGCTGCTGGCCGGCCCGGCGGGTGCGTTCATGACCGGCCAGATCATCACGGTCGACGGCGGCACCACGCTTGTCCGCTGA
- a CDS encoding transposase, with protein sequence MARIPRRLMDDGWFHVMNRGARRLPIFGDDGDRDAFLRRLGEAARHHELEVHAYALMPNHFHLLVRGTVESLSSTMQALCSGYTQRFNTKYGLDGALLRGRYRTKPIIEDRYLNQVVRYIHRNPVTSDRPTLSVFRWTSHLAYLGVSPAPPWLSITPILDRFSGDVAAYRKFVVGGEVEPDRPILGSAPRLTGADAIEQALGVSSPSERELLRAGGRGVRNELRMACVLLASELTAGTAQTLADRYGFRSASSVRSATTRARALARTDPAFRALLESARQRLTTQVGTGV encoded by the coding sequence ATGGCACGAATTCCGAGACGGTTGATGGACGACGGATGGTTCCACGTGATGAATCGGGGCGCACGGCGGCTGCCGATCTTCGGCGACGACGGCGACCGGGATGCATTCCTGCGCCGCCTCGGCGAGGCGGCGCGACACCACGAACTCGAGGTCCACGCCTACGCACTGATGCCCAACCACTTCCACCTGCTCGTCCGGGGCACGGTGGAGTCGCTCTCCTCGACCATGCAGGCGTTGTGCAGCGGCTACACACAGCGGTTCAACACCAAGTACGGCCTCGACGGGGCGCTCCTTCGAGGCCGATATCGCACGAAGCCCATCATCGAGGACCGATACCTCAACCAGGTCGTGCGCTACATCCACCGCAACCCGGTCACCTCGGACCGGCCCACGCTGTCGGTGTTCCGATGGACGAGCCACCTCGCCTATCTCGGGGTTTCACCGGCGCCTCCTTGGCTCTCGATCACACCGATCCTGGACCGATTCTCCGGGGATGTCGCGGCCTACCGGAAGTTCGTCGTAGGCGGCGAGGTCGAACCCGACCGCCCGATTCTCGGCTCTGCACCACGACTCACCGGCGCCGATGCCATCGAACAGGCGCTCGGTGTGTCGTCGCCGTCCGAGCGAGAGCTTCTCCGGGCCGGCGGGCGCGGGGTGCGCAACGAATTGCGGATGGCCTGCGTCCTACTTGCATCCGAACTCACCGCCGGCACCGCCCAGACCCTCGCCGATCGCTACGGCTTTCGCTCCGCCAGCAGCGTTCGGTCAGCAACGACTCGGGCACGAGCGCTCGCCCGGACCGACCCCGCCTTCCGCGCGCTCCTCGAGTCCGCCCGACAGCGCCTCACAACCCAAGTTGGGACGGGGGTCTGA
- a CDS encoding Dyp-type peroxidase, which yields MATSQPAILSDLQKYQWYVHMSRVDGADLGHIKSVLKATQADADAQGVNLCILLGPSLAADLGVETDGDFQAYPGYESPDGAKVAKGTQEELLLWLHHADKDLIWEVQHTARKALAGHMSVARETPCFIYKNSLDLTGHIDGTGNPEPEDQKDRGIIDDGQAGEGGSYCIAQRWVHDLDYWASLSLDQEENTFGRTKADSTKLETQVPRSHLSHVELREGTTADESTPKRGEMVRRSTPYAFHDGTVGLYFMGFCKTQAPLRERMEAMYGHNGHETDFITDYSTPASGAFYFAPSVEALAAALG from the coding sequence ATGGCAACTTCGCAGCCCGCGATCCTGTCCGATCTCCAGAAGTACCAGTGGTACGTCCACATGAGCCGTGTCGACGGTGCCGACCTCGGCCACATCAAGAGCGTGCTGAAGGCCACCCAGGCCGACGCCGATGCCCAGGGCGTCAACCTGTGCATCCTGCTCGGCCCGTCGCTTGCCGCCGACCTCGGCGTCGAGACCGATGGCGATTTCCAGGCCTACCCCGGCTACGAGTCGCCCGACGGCGCCAAGGTCGCCAAGGGCACCCAGGAAGAACTGCTCCTGTGGCTGCACCACGCCGACAAGGACCTGATCTGGGAAGTCCAGCACACCGCCCGCAAGGCCCTCGCCGGCCACATGTCGGTCGCCCGTGAGACCCCCTGCTTCATCTACAAGAACAGCCTCGACCTCACCGGTCACATCGACGGCACCGGCAACCCCGAGCCCGAGGACCAGAAGGACCGCGGCATCATCGACGACGGCCAGGCCGGCGAGGGCGGTTCGTACTGCATCGCCCAGCGGTGGGTGCACGACCTCGACTACTGGGCCTCCCTGAGCCTCGATCAGGAGGAGAACACCTTCGGTCGCACCAAGGCCGACTCCACGAAGCTCGAGACCCAGGTCCCGCGCTCGCACCTCTCCCACGTGGAGCTGCGTGAAGGCACCACGGCCGACGAGTCCACGCCCAAGCGGGGCGAGATGGTTCGTCGTTCCACTCCCTACGCCTTCCACGACGGCACCGTCGGCCTCTACTTCATGGGGTTCTGCAAGACCCAGGCGCCCCTGCGTGAGCGCATGGAAGCCATGTACGGCCACAACGGCCACGAGACCGACTTCATCACCGACTACTCGACGCCTGCGTCGGGCGCGTTCTACTTCGCCCCGTCGGTCGAAGCGCTGGCGGCCGCGCTCGGCTGA
- the ribH gene encoding 6,7-dimethyl-8-ribityllumazine synthase translates to MATKDVAPAGAADGSGLRVVVIRTRWNPEIIRRLADGVDRALAEAAVTDVTVVEVPGAFEIPFAARTVAASGRVDAIVAIGAVIRGETTHYDLVSEECARGLQHVQISTGVPIGFGVLATENLEQALARSEGPDSNEPDNVPQPHNVGYDAAQVAVEMALLARVWR, encoded by the coding sequence ATGGCGACCAAGGACGTGGCTCCCGCAGGAGCGGCCGACGGATCCGGATTGCGGGTCGTCGTGATCCGCACTCGGTGGAACCCCGAGATCATCCGACGACTGGCCGACGGCGTCGACCGGGCACTGGCCGAGGCCGCCGTCACCGACGTGACCGTCGTCGAGGTGCCCGGCGCCTTCGAGATCCCCTTCGCGGCCCGCACTGTCGCCGCCTCGGGCCGAGTCGACGCGATCGTCGCGATCGGCGCGGTCATCCGCGGCGAGACGACCCACTACGACCTGGTGTCGGAGGAATGCGCCCGAGGACTCCAGCACGTGCAGATCTCCACGGGTGTGCCGATCGGGTTCGGCGTGTTGGCCACCGAGAACCTCGAGCAGGCCCTGGCTCGCAGCGAGGGCCCCGACAGCAACGAGCCCGACAATGTCCCTCAGCCCCACAATGTGGGATACGACGCGGCACAGGTCGCGGTCGAGATGGCGTTGCTCGCCCGGGTCTGGCGCTGA
- a CDS encoding patatin-like phospholipase family protein translates to MTEARRPPTTHVIHERLAAGSRPGERTDGYTVALAIEGGGMRGVVSTGMLVALEQLGMTDCIDFVVGTSAGALAGAFFVEGLVAEGSVLFYTELHTEPFLDRSRLFRREAALDLDYLVDSAAVDRGLDFTAVAASRIPLFATVSPTDPTSEVRHLHVGGSAVRVSSILKATASLPVLAGGARTVDDASYVDGGLHEQIPWRTAARLGATHVLVLPSKPVTSREALDSLSFVERVSVIPVIRRVHGDHVADLVARLPQRSSREAWNLRAVAEGRATPIDGVEGRGQPRFDIVHVPTTVRLPGALERERTVLVDALMGGARAVIDLFGLSDDDGVVVEPRVVLTHPGAPVKHFRAAQLTGFVIDRGPAPDQP, encoded by the coding sequence GTGACCGAGGCGCGTCGGCCGCCGACGACGCACGTGATCCACGAGCGACTCGCCGCGGGCTCGCGACCGGGCGAACGCACCGACGGCTACACGGTCGCCCTGGCAATCGAGGGCGGGGGCATGCGCGGTGTGGTGAGCACCGGGATGCTGGTGGCGCTCGAGCAGCTCGGTATGACCGACTGCATCGACTTCGTGGTGGGCACATCGGCCGGCGCGCTCGCCGGCGCCTTCTTCGTCGAAGGACTGGTCGCCGAGGGAAGTGTGCTCTTCTACACCGAACTCCACACCGAGCCCTTCCTCGATCGCAGCCGCCTGTTTCGACGTGAGGCCGCACTGGACCTCGACTATCTCGTCGACTCGGCTGCGGTGGATCGCGGTCTCGACTTCACTGCGGTCGCGGCCAGCCGCATCCCGCTGTTCGCGACGGTGTCGCCGACCGACCCGACCTCCGAGGTCCGCCATCTCCATGTCGGCGGCAGCGCGGTTCGGGTCTCGTCGATCCTCAAGGCCACGGCGTCGCTCCCGGTGCTCGCCGGCGGCGCGAGAACCGTCGACGATGCGTCCTACGTGGACGGGGGTCTTCATGAACAGATCCCGTGGCGCACGGCGGCGCGCCTGGGCGCCACCCACGTCCTGGTCCTGCCGTCGAAGCCGGTCACATCCCGAGAGGCGCTCGACTCGTTGAGCTTCGTCGAACGGGTGTCGGTCATCCCGGTGATCCGCCGTGTGCACGGTGACCACGTCGCCGATCTCGTGGCCCGACTGCCCCAGCGATCCTCACGCGAAGCGTGGAACCTCCGTGCCGTCGCGGAAGGCCGGGCGACGCCGATCGACGGGGTGGAGGGCCGGGGACAGCCGCGATTCGACATCGTTCACGTGCCCACGACGGTACGTCTGCCCGGCGCCCTCGAACGGGAACGCACCGTGCTCGTCGATGCCCTGATGGGTGGGGCGAGAGCGGTCATCGACCTTTTCGGTCTCAGCGACGACGACGGCGTGGTGGTCGAACCGCGGGTCGTCCTCACCCACCCGGGCGCGCCGGTGAAGCACTTCCGCGCCGCGCAGCTCACCGGGTTCGTGATCGACCGCGGGCCGGCGCCCGATCAGCCCTGA
- a CDS encoding DUF839 domain-containing protein, translating to MDRRRFLQAGVFTAGGTAALPLLTNAAGAQSAGASPYGALDGIEPDENGLILPPGFTSRVVAVAGEPVGDTDFEWHIFPDGAAVFAQDDGGWIHTVNSEVFIPGAAGVSAIRYDADGNITDAYEVLRGSNANCGGGPTPWGTFLSGEEDYAGGLGVLWECDPSGETDAVALEAMGRFIHEAAAVDPVREHVFETEDMPDGRLYRFTPDNYPDLTAGLLEVCAVADDGSVTWLEVPDPSAAETATRLQVPESTAFLGGEGIWYFEDWIFFSTKFDNKIHGIDLANQTHTLLYEANPDDVAAGTAVLSGVDNLTVDEGSGDIFVAEDGGNMEVVVITPDGEVAPFARLVDQDHSEITGPVFNPARDRLYFSSQRGPSPRPIVDINPLMDSAESFGGITYEVTGPFRGIVEAPPETTTTTTTTVAPEDEPTSTTVAPTTTPSPTDTLARVTDRSGSDDGTNTGLVLGAGAAAAIAVGAGVIGIRRRGQG from the coding sequence ATGGATCGACGACGATTTCTGCAGGCCGGCGTGTTCACTGCAGGCGGCACTGCCGCATTGCCGCTGCTCACGAACGCGGCCGGGGCACAGAGCGCCGGCGCCAGCCCCTATGGGGCTCTCGATGGCATCGAACCCGACGAGAACGGCCTGATACTGCCGCCCGGCTTCACGTCGCGGGTGGTGGCGGTGGCCGGAGAACCGGTCGGCGACACCGACTTCGAGTGGCACATCTTTCCCGACGGCGCCGCGGTCTTCGCGCAAGACGACGGCGGCTGGATCCACACCGTCAACAGCGAGGTTTTCATCCCCGGCGCCGCCGGCGTCAGTGCCATTCGCTACGACGCCGACGGCAACATCACCGACGCCTACGAGGTGCTGCGGGGCAGCAACGCGAACTGCGGCGGCGGGCCGACCCCGTGGGGCACGTTCCTCTCCGGCGAAGAGGACTACGCAGGCGGCCTCGGCGTGTTGTGGGAATGCGACCCGTCGGGCGAGACCGACGCCGTCGCTCTCGAGGCAATGGGCCGTTTCATCCACGAAGCGGCCGCCGTCGATCCGGTGCGCGAGCACGTCTTCGAGACCGAGGACATGCCCGACGGGCGCCTCTACCGCTTCACCCCCGACAACTACCCCGACCTGACGGCAGGCCTGCTCGAGGTGTGCGCGGTGGCCGACGACGGATCGGTGACGTGGCTCGAAGTGCCCGATCCCTCCGCAGCCGAGACCGCCACCCGCCTCCAGGTTCCCGAGTCCACCGCGTTCCTCGGCGGTGAGGGGATCTGGTACTTCGAGGACTGGATCTTCTTCTCCACGAAGTTCGACAACAAGATCCACGGCATCGACCTGGCGAACCAGACCCACACGCTGCTCTACGAGGCGAACCCCGACGACGTGGCGGCCGGTACCGCGGTGTTGTCGGGCGTCGACAACCTGACCGTCGACGAGGGCTCCGGTGACATCTTCGTGGCCGAGGACGGCGGCAACATGGAGGTCGTCGTCATCACCCCCGACGGCGAGGTCGCCCCCTTCGCCCGGCTGGTCGACCAGGACCACTCCGAGATCACCGGTCCGGTCTTCAACCCGGCGCGAGACCGCCTCTACTTCTCCAGCCAGCGGGGACCGTCGCCTCGTCCGATCGTCGACATCAACCCGCTGATGGACTCGGCCGAGTCGTTCGGCGGCATCACCTACGAGGTCACCGGTCCCTTCCGGGGCATCGTCGAGGCACCGCCGGAGACCACCACCACGACCACCACCACGGTGGCGCCCGAGGACGAACCGACCTCGACCACTGTTGCGCCCACCACCACCCCGTCGCCCACCGACACGCTCGCTCGGGTCACGGACCGGTCGGGTTCCGACGACGGTACGAACACCGGCCTCGTGCTCGGTGCCGGTGCGGCCGCGGCGATTGCGGTTGGTGCCGGCGTGATCGGCATTCGGCGGAGAGGTCAGGGCTGA
- a CDS encoding DUF222 domain-containing protein: MFSAVIDLLEQDPVDHLTRACLHDRFTAIRRLEGAVSAYKVRLVNATDGLGDRGLDGAGMLRSTGGMSARAASVLADTAEKLESLPRTAEALADGRLTIEHAKAIATASETTSPEQADAALVPETTAPPADLFAKRSREWAASHAAPEDGADQVARQRRRRSYAHWVDDGMWKFLFELDEISGKEAKSRLDSLLKELWHDDGGRDAPADARTSTQRGADAFSTLCSAETGSFAAGRRATPPVGAHLLVSADLQRLSPDASGLAQTVIDGAPLPQSVLERLACNSNLTPVIFDGPGRPIWVGRDHRTATIAQWRALIARDRGCVGCGAAPDRCEAHHLIPWEDFGSTDITNLVLVCRRCHHDIHDRGSVLRRSDGRWQIVARAGPRPACTPPVLAARTGM; this comes from the coding sequence ATGTTCTCCGCCGTGATCGACCTTCTCGAACAGGACCCGGTCGACCACCTGACGCGTGCTTGCCTCCACGACCGCTTCACAGCGATCCGCCGACTCGAGGGAGCGGTCTCCGCCTACAAAGTCCGCCTCGTCAACGCCACCGACGGACTCGGCGATCGTGGTCTCGACGGCGCAGGGATGCTGCGCAGCACGGGAGGAATGTCGGCGAGAGCCGCCAGTGTGCTGGCCGACACGGCGGAGAAGCTCGAGTCGCTGCCCCGCACGGCCGAAGCACTCGCCGACGGTCGCCTCACCATCGAACACGCAAAGGCCATCGCGACGGCGAGCGAGACGACCTCGCCCGAGCAGGCCGACGCCGCGCTGGTGCCGGAGACGACAGCGCCGCCCGCCGATCTGTTCGCCAAGCGCAGCCGCGAATGGGCGGCTTCCCATGCCGCCCCCGAAGACGGCGCCGACCAGGTCGCCCGGCAACGGCGACGTCGGTCCTACGCCCACTGGGTCGACGACGGGATGTGGAAGTTCCTCTTCGAGCTCGACGAGATCTCGGGCAAGGAGGCCAAGAGTCGCCTCGATTCACTGCTCAAGGAACTGTGGCACGACGACGGCGGACGCGACGCCCCAGCGGACGCCCGCACGTCCACGCAGCGAGGCGCCGACGCGTTCTCGACGCTGTGCAGTGCCGAGACCGGTTCCTTTGCCGCAGGGCGGCGAGCCACTCCACCGGTCGGCGCCCACCTCCTCGTGAGCGCCGATCTCCAGCGCCTGAGCCCCGACGCCTCCGGACTGGCGCAGACCGTGATCGATGGCGCCCCACTTCCGCAGTCGGTGCTCGAGCGGTTGGCGTGCAACTCGAATCTCACACCCGTGATCTTCGACGGCCCCGGCCGGCCGATCTGGGTCGGCCGCGACCATCGCACGGCCACGATCGCACAGTGGCGAGCACTGATCGCTCGCGACCGTGGCTGCGTCGGTTGCGGCGCCGCTCCCGATCGTTGCGAGGCCCACCACCTGATCCCGTGGGAGGACTTCGGCTCGACCGACATCACCAACCTCGTCCTGGTCTGCCGCCGGTGCCACCACGACATCCACGATCGGGGTTCGGTTCTGCGAAGATCCGACGGCCGATGGCAGATCGTGGCTCGCGCCGGGCCCCGTCCTGCCTGCACTCCCCCAGTTCTCGCAGCCCGAACTGGAATGTGA
- a CDS encoding PIG-L deacetylase family protein — protein sequence MLEPLPEDWTRALAVVAHPDDMEYGAASAVARWTDQGKWVGYCLVTAGEAGIAGMEPAEATRLRRVEQEASCAAVGVDDLRYLDHPDGQVENDLVLRRDLAEVIRATKPDVLISINHRDSWGGPSWNHVDHRNVGRALLDAARDAGNEWLFPDAGPAWSGVKFVAFGSSPESRHCVDVTDTIDRGIASLECHRVYLDALDEPPDPDAFLRGAAKGMGDDSPFDLAVAFELVYV from the coding sequence ATGCTCGAACCGTTGCCCGAAGACTGGACCCGTGCGCTCGCCGTGGTCGCCCATCCCGACGACATGGAGTACGGCGCCGCCAGCGCCGTTGCGCGCTGGACCGACCAGGGAAAGTGGGTCGGCTACTGCTTGGTGACGGCCGGTGAGGCGGGCATCGCCGGAATGGAGCCGGCCGAGGCGACGCGTCTGCGTCGCGTCGAGCAGGAGGCCTCGTGCGCTGCGGTCGGCGTCGACGACCTGCGCTACCTCGACCACCCCGACGGGCAGGTGGAGAACGACCTCGTGCTGCGGCGTGACCTGGCCGAGGTGATCCGGGCGACGAAGCCCGACGTGCTGATCAGCATCAACCATCGTGACTCGTGGGGCGGTCCCTCGTGGAACCACGTCGACCACCGCAACGTCGGACGGGCGCTGCTCGACGCAGCCCGCGACGCCGGCAACGAGTGGCTGTTCCCCGACGCCGGTCCGGCCTGGTCCGGCGTGAAGTTCGTGGCGTTCGGGTCGTCACCTGAGTCACGGCACTGCGTCGACGTCACCGACACGATCGATCGAGGCATCGCGTCGCTCGAGTGTCATCGCGTCTACCTCGATGCCCTCGACGAGCCGCCCGATCCCGATGCGTTCCTACGGGGAGCGGCCAAGGGAATGGGCGACGATTCGCCCTTCGATCTCGCGGTGGCCTTCGAGCTCGTCTACGTCTGA
- a CDS encoding sigma-70 family RNA polymerase sigma factor, with amino-acid sequence MEESAQVMNEPEVAALFERERLGLVRLAFLMTGSIETAEDVVQSAWMNVLPRLADTDKPGAYLRTAVVNEARSRLRRRRRAPRLPLPVSAHVDESAVELWDALRRLPERRRVAVVLRYWGDLSTDEIAEAMGCRPGTVSSLLHRGIDSLRKELGDD; translated from the coding sequence ATGGAAGAATCGGCGCAGGTGATGAACGAACCGGAGGTGGCGGCGCTGTTCGAGCGGGAACGCCTCGGTCTCGTGCGTCTGGCGTTCCTCATGACCGGCTCGATCGAGACGGCCGAGGACGTCGTGCAGTCGGCGTGGATGAACGTGTTGCCCCGATTGGCCGACACCGACAAGCCCGGTGCGTACCTGCGCACCGCCGTGGTCAACGAGGCCCGCTCGCGGCTGCGTCGCCGGCGGCGAGCGCCGCGGCTCCCGTTGCCCGTCTCGGCCCATGTCGACGAATCGGCGGTGGAGCTCTGGGACGCGCTGCGACGGCTCCCCGAACGGCGCCGGGTGGCGGTGGTCCTGCGCTACTGGGGCGACCTGTCGACCGACGAGATCGCCGAGGCCATGGGCTGCCGGCCGGGCACGGTGTCGTCGCTTCTCCATCGAGGAATCGACTCTCTTCGCAAGGAGCTTGGTGATGACTGA
- a CDS encoding phosphotransferase family protein has translation MNELADQLGTELDAEITDLVRLSAGASRETWSFAADGEPLVLQRSRFAAGLGAGVDEPALLRHAHAGGVTVPEIVASSTGGEHPLGRQFTISRHLDGESIARKILRDDEYATARERFVADCARELAMIHALDPGPMTDRLPTITDPVAAQRGTYEMLGDPHPVFDLAFRWLDDHRPRAREPRVVHGDFRMGNFLIGPDGVVAVLDWELAHLGDPVEDLGWLVARAWRFRGTGEVGGLGSRDELLDAYARESGVEVSPAELKWWEVLASLRWGVITMFMGDEFRKGSTRSVEQATIGRRVVETEYDVMLLLLPELREAA, from the coding sequence GTGAACGAGCTCGCCGACCAGCTCGGCACCGAACTCGACGCCGAGATCACCGACCTCGTCCGACTGTCGGCGGGGGCGAGTCGCGAGACCTGGTCGTTCGCGGCCGACGGCGAGCCACTCGTTCTCCAGCGCTCGCGGTTCGCCGCCGGTCTCGGGGCCGGTGTCGACGAGCCCGCGCTGCTGCGCCACGCGCATGCGGGCGGCGTGACTGTGCCCGAGATCGTCGCGTCGTCGACCGGTGGTGAACATCCGTTGGGGAGGCAGTTCACGATCTCTCGCCATCTCGACGGCGAGTCGATCGCCCGCAAGATCCTGCGCGACGACGAGTACGCCACGGCGCGGGAGCGCTTCGTGGCCGACTGCGCCCGCGAGCTCGCGATGATCCACGCCCTCGACCCCGGGCCGATGACCGACCGGCTGCCGACGATCACCGATCCGGTCGCCGCCCAACGGGGCACCTACGAGATGCTGGGCGACCCGCACCCCGTCTTCGACCTCGCCTTCCGCTGGCTCGACGACCACCGTCCGCGGGCCCGTGAGCCCCGGGTGGTCCACGGCGACTTCCGCATGGGCAACTTCCTCATCGGCCCCGACGGCGTCGTCGCGGTGCTCGATTGGGAGCTCGCCCATCTCGGTGACCCGGTCGAGGACCTCGGCTGGCTCGTGGCCCGGGCCTGGCGATTCCGGGGCACGGGAGAGGTCGGCGGCCTCGGGTCCCGTGACGAACTCCTCGATGCCTATGCCCGGGAGAGCGGCGTCGAGGTCTCGCCCGCCGAGCTGAAGTGGTGGGAGGTGCTCGCCTCGCTGCGCTGGGGGGTGATCACCATGTTCATGGGCGACGAGTTCCGCAAGGGGAGCACCCGCTCGGTCGAACAGGCGACGATCGGTCGTCGTGTGGTCGAGACCGAGTACGACGTGATGCTGCTCCTGCTGCCCGAACTCCGGGAGGCGGCGTGA
- a CDS encoding DUF6285 domain-containing protein, translating into MTEERSPRQNWPHDVPAAAELVTAVHDYLADDLGPRAEGRDRFMLRVAANALAIAAREIEALPIDGPAHAARLAAFGVESERELCEALRAGTLDDRRAELAESLWATTLDKLAVANPDYRDESIEPG; encoded by the coding sequence GTGACCGAGGAGCGCAGCCCGCGGCAGAACTGGCCCCACGACGTGCCCGCCGCTGCGGAGCTCGTGACGGCCGTCCACGACTATCTGGCCGACGACCTCGGCCCGCGGGCCGAAGGTCGGGACCGGTTCATGTTGCGGGTCGCCGCCAACGCGCTCGCCATCGCGGCGCGCGAGATCGAGGCGTTGCCCATCGACGGACCCGCCCACGCCGCCCGCCTGGCCGCTTTCGGAGTCGAGTCCGAACGAGAGCTCTGCGAGGCGCTACGGGCAGGAACGCTCGACGACCGCCGGGCCGAACTCGCCGAGTCGCTCTGGGCGACCACGCTCGACAAGCTCGCGGTCGCCAACCCCGACTACCGCGACGAGTCGATCGAGCCCGGGTGA